In Bombus fervidus isolate BK054 chromosome 11, iyBomFerv1, whole genome shotgun sequence, a single genomic region encodes these proteins:
- the LOC139992455 gene encoding large ribosomal subunit protein uL16, translating into MGRRPARCYRYCKNKPYPKSRFCRGVPDPKIRIFDLGKKKASVEDFPLCVHLVSDEYEQLSSEALEAGRICANKYMVKNAGKDQFHIRMRLHPFHVIRINKMLSCAGADRLQTGMRGAFGKPQGTVARVHIGQPIMSVRSSDRHKAAVVEALRRAKFKFPGRQKIYVSKKWGFTKYDRSEYEELKEAGRLAPDGCNVKYLPEHGPLEEWKRFRKVLAAA; encoded by the exons ATGGGACGTCGACCAGCCAGATG TTATCGATATTGCAAAAACAAACCATATCCAAAGTCGAGATTCTGTAGAGGTGTGCCTGATCCAAAGATTCGTATCTTCGAtcttggaaaaaagaaagcctCTGTGGAAGATTTTCCATTATGCGTGCACTTGGTCTCAGATGAATATGAACAGCTTAGTTCCGAGGCCCTTGAAGCTGGACGTATTTGCGCCAATAAATATATGGTTAAAAACGCTGGAAAAGATCAATTTCATATCCGTATGAGACTCCACCCATTCCACGTTATTCGCATCAATAAAATGTTATCATGCGCTGGAGCTGATAG GCTTCAAACAGGAATGCGAGGTGCTTTTGGTAAGCCGCAAGGTACCGTGGCAAGAGTACACATCGGACAGCCTATTATGAGTGTACGTTCTTCTGATCGTCACAAGGCTGCTGTAGTTGAGGCATTGCGTCGTgccaaattcaaatttccgGGCCGACAAAAAATTTACGTTTCAAAGAAATGGGGCTTCACCAAGTATGATCGCTCAGAATACGAAGAATTGAAAGAAGCTGGCCGATTAGCTCCAGACGGatgtaacgtaaaatatttgccAGAACATGGGCCACTTGAAGAATGGAAGAGATTTAGGAAAGTTCTTGCTGCTGCTTAA
- the LOC139991905 gene encoding mediator of RNA polymerase II transcription subunit 9-like has product MCCSYVEIIYNIVEKDPHDTTQKAKESQDTSHKILELQKKLDSARAQIRRLPGIEYSKEEQLQKLETLRKQLRLKRELLLKYRNMCTFEVPKV; this is encoded by the exons ATGTGTTGTAGTTATgtagaaattatatacaatat tgtTGAGAAAGATCCACATGACACCACACAGAAAGCTAAAGAGTCGCAAGATACAagtcataaaatattagagCTCCAAAAGAAATTAGATTCTGCAAGGGCACAG ATTAGAAGATTGCCAGGAATAGAATACAGTAAAGAAGAACAGTTGCAAAAACTTGAAACTCTACGTAAACAACTTAGGCTTAAAAGGGAGCTGTTACTGAAATATCGTAACATGTGTACATTTGAAGTCccaaaagtataa
- the LOC139991996 gene encoding E3 ubiquitin ligase RNF157-like yields MLYLKKSIICRYIPRDSSMNSETYYYKKGANQLFSQMSHMFDPTAYSKEDLLYNADREIIPIAIHCVAEEGSDEPKQSHTTVAVVEKHLDGTYVLKALKQKLYVDGLCYLLQEIYGIENKNAENAKQQGSDEDTDDNGSECVICMCDVRDTLILPCRHLCLCNSCADSLRYQANNCPICRAPFRALLQIKALQKATGAIISNPPLPEGSCENIPAGYEAVSLIEALNGPYIPRTAVLAPESPDTPDTDTASAIQAAEALNRSIERTPVSKHVSSKDGDVSARTSGTTCPTPEFRMSVLLARDEHSGSQKDLHTRSPAMRMKNSGHLREKAVLRSRDTLRLVNEKQPVSLYEGQGQDEDSEAEKLSPLLDAATSTEALDTHSRGICDIDIDDEIQNTENENDVDITCHSH; encoded by the exons atgttatatctAAAGAAAAGTATTATTTGTAGATACATACCAAGGGATTCATCTATGAATTCTGAgacatattattataagaaaGGTGCCAATCAGTTATTTTCTCAAATGTCACATATGTTTGATCCAACTGCCTACAGCAAAGAAGATTTATTGTACAATGCTGACAGGGAA ATAATTCCAATAGCAATCCATTGTGTAGCAGAAGAAGGCTCAGACGAACCGAAACAATCTCATACAACTGTTGCAGTTGTTGAAAAACATTTGGATGGAACATACGTATTAAAAGCTCTTAAACAAAAGCTTTATGTTGATGGTCTTTGTTACTTGCTTCAAGAAATATAtggaattgaaaataaaaacgcCGAAAATGCaaag caACAAGGTAGTGATGAAGATACAGATGATAATGGATCAGAATGTGTTATTTGTATGTGTGACGTGCGAGATACTTTAATATTACCGTGTAGACATCTATGCCTATGTAATAGTTGTGCGGATTCTCTTCGATATCAAGCGAACAATTGTCCAATATGTCGGGCCCCTTTTAGAGCTCTTCTTCAAATTAAAGCTCTACAGAAAGCAACTGGAGCTATTATATCAAATCCACCATTACCAGAG GGAAGTTGTGAAAATATACCAGCTGGATATGAAGCTGTATCATTAATAGAGGCTTTGAATGGTCCATATATTCCAAGAACTGCTGTTCTTGCGCCAGAATCTCCAGACACTCCTGATACAGATACAGCCAGTGCAATTCAAGCAGCTGAAGCATTAAatag GTCTATAGAACGTACACCTGTATCGAAACATGTGTCTTCAAAAGATGGAGATGTATCTGCAAGAACAAGTGGTACTACATGCCCTACCCCAGAATTTCGAATGTCTGTCTTGTTAGCTAGAGATGAACATTCAGGATCACAGAAAGATTTACATACCCGATCTCCAGCAATGAGAATGAAAAACTCCGGACATTTACGGGAAAAAGCAGTATTACGATCACGAGATACCCTTAGACTTGTTAATGAAAAACAACCAGTTTCTCTTTACGAG GGACAAGGACAAGATGAAGACAGTGAGGCAGAGAAATTATCTCCATTATTAGATGCAGCAACTAGTACAGAGGCACTTGATACACATAGTCGCGGAATATGTGATATAGATATTGATGATGAGAttcaaaatacagaaaatgaaaatgatgtGGATATTACATGTCATTcacattga